Proteins from a single region of Oncorhynchus keta strain PuntledgeMale-10-30-2019 chromosome 20, Oket_V2, whole genome shotgun sequence:
- the LOC118399064 gene encoding uncharacterized protein LOC118399064 has product MMHLTAQNHRLASKSVCQSKIPKLHLSATQGGEEEVVMVGPLKTGSTMLPTLGQEGPATQRDSSLLVRSFLPGSSRAREGENLPLRRPLKLAPLELPREVQKAQRQKMKGLGLEAKGASRKLDTTVGDQPCPRKVKACGVRGERPELVKGAAECVSTPSPHPLPLTETAPRVQRQQKVLRAELAHANPIQRHTGGRLSEDFGSTIKDLHPPPRSKPVSPSASFPVSAKAQAQQAPRGEESVCHAAGPLQQETVKKRRLRRAERLEEDQSKSNMSTGGLPGEEAKLAQGSQQGKALRVEKTENARRTEKALKEASRMLEKASKKNVRPESLENPLEVSGKALRRMAVSNLQDAVL; this is encoded by the exons ATGATGCATCTCACCGCCCAGAACCACCGGCTAGCTTCTAAAAGTGTATGTCAATCCAAAATACCTAAACTCCATCTGTCAGCCAcacagggaggggaagaggaggtggtgatggtgggtcCGCTTAAGACTGGCTCTACCATGCTGCCAACGCTCGGCCAAGAGGGCCCTGCCACCCAGAGAGACTCCTCGCTCCTAGTCAG GTCTTTCCTGCCTGGCTCATCCCgagcgagggagggggagaacCTGCCCCTGCGGCGGCCTCTGAAGCTGGCCCCTCTGGAGCTGCCCAGGGAGGTACAGAAGGCCCAGAGACAGAAGATGAAGGGGCTTGGTCTGGAGGCCAAGGGTGCTTCCCGCAAACTGGACACTACGGTGGGGGACCAACCCTGCCCCAGGAAGGTGAAGGCCtgtggggtgagaggagagagaccagaactGGTTAAGGGTGCGGCAGAGTGTGTCTCCACCCCATCCCCACATCCCCTGCCCCTGACTGAAACAGCACCCAGAGTCCAGCGACAGCAGAAGGTTCTGAGAGCGGAGCTTGCTCATGCCAACCCAAtccagagacacacaggaggcagGCTCTCAGAAGATTTTGGCTCTACCATTAAAgacctccatcctcctcctagAAGCAAACCAGTCTCGCCCTCTGCCTCTTTCCCCGTCAGTGCCAAAGCTCAGGCCCAGCAGGCGCCACGTGGCGAGGAGAGCGTATGCCATGCGGCCGGCCCGCTCCAGCAGGAGACCGTCAAAAAGAGGCGTCTGAGGAGGGCAGAGCGCCTCGAGGAGGATCAGAGCAAATCTAACATGTCAACAGGAGGATTACCTGGGGAAGAGGCCAAGCTGGCCCAAGGGTCCCAGCAGGGAAAAGCCCTGAGGGTAGAGAAGACAGAAAATGCTCGGAGGACAGAGAAAGCCCTGAAGGAAGCCAGTCGTATGCTGGAGAAGGCTTCCAAGAAGAACGTCAGGCCAGAATCACTGGAGAACCCGCTGGAAGTGTCCGGAAAGGCCCTCAGGAGGATGGCAGTGAGCAACCTCCAGGACGCTGTCCTTTGA